A genomic stretch from Methylorubrum extorquens includes:
- the cbbA gene encoding fructose-bisphosphate aldolase (Evidence 2b : Function from indirect experimental evidences (e.g. phenotypes); Product type e : enzyme), translated as MARITLRQLLDHAAEYGYGVPAFNLNNMEQGLAIMAAADATDSPVILQASRGARAYANDVVLAKLIDGLVEIYPHIPVCMHLDHGNNEATCATAIQYGFTSVMMDGSLKADGKTPADYNYNVEITRNVTKMAHWAGVSVEGELGVLGSLESGQGEAEDGHGAEGVLSHDQLLTDPDEAVKFVTATKVDALAVAMGTSHGAYKFTRKPDGDVLAMGVIEEIHRRLPTTHLVMHGSSSVPQDLQDIINQYGGEMKPTWGVPVEEIQRGIKHGVRKINIDTDNRMAMTGQIRKVLTENPSEFDPRKYLKPAMEAMTKLCRQRFEEFNTAGQGSKIRPISVAEMAKRYANGSLDPKIDA; from the coding sequence ATGGCACGCATCACCCTCCGGCAGCTCCTCGATCACGCCGCCGAGTACGGCTACGGCGTGCCCGCGTTCAACCTGAACAACATGGAGCAGGGGCTCGCCATCATGGCGGCGGCGGATGCCACCGACTCGCCGGTGATCCTCCAGGCGAGCCGGGGTGCCCGCGCCTATGCCAACGACGTGGTGCTGGCCAAGCTCATCGACGGCCTCGTCGAGATCTACCCGCACATCCCCGTCTGCATGCATCTCGACCACGGCAACAACGAAGCCACCTGTGCCACCGCGATCCAGTACGGCTTCACCTCGGTGATGATGGACGGTTCGCTGAAAGCCGACGGCAAGACCCCGGCGGACTACAATTACAACGTCGAGATCACCCGCAACGTCACCAAGATGGCCCACTGGGCCGGCGTCTCGGTCGAGGGCGAACTCGGCGTGCTCGGCTCGCTGGAGAGCGGCCAGGGCGAGGCCGAGGACGGCCACGGCGCGGAAGGCGTGCTCTCCCACGACCAGCTCCTGACCGATCCGGACGAGGCGGTGAAGTTCGTGACCGCCACCAAGGTCGATGCGCTGGCGGTGGCCATGGGCACCAGCCACGGCGCCTACAAGTTCACGCGCAAGCCCGACGGCGACGTGCTCGCCATGGGCGTGATCGAGGAGATCCACCGCCGCCTGCCGACGACTCACCTCGTCATGCACGGCTCCTCCTCGGTGCCGCAGGACCTTCAGGACATCATCAACCAGTACGGCGGCGAGATGAAGCCGACTTGGGGCGTGCCGGTCGAAGAGATCCAGCGCGGCATCAAGCATGGCGTGCGCAAGATCAACATCGACACCGACAACCGCATGGCGATGACCGGTCAGATCCGTAAGGTGCTGACCGAGAACCCCTCCGAGTTCGATCCGCGCAAGTACCTGAAGCCCGCCATGGAGGCGATGACCAAGCTGTGCCGCCAGCGCTTCGAGGAGTTCAACACCGCCGGTCAGGGCTCGAAGATCCGCCCGATCTCGGTGGCCGAGATGGCGAAGCGCTACGCCAACGGCTCGCTCGACCCGAAGATCGACGCCTGA
- a CDS encoding putative amino acid permease (Evidence 3 : Putative function from multiple computational evidences; Product type t : transporter) produces the protein MTSSLLRRKPLQLEPGEERRLARTLGWPHLMALGVGAIVGTGILTLIGVGAAKAGPAVILSFAIAGAICACAALAYAEMATMIPVSGSAYTYTYVVLGEILAWVIGWSLILEYSLVVSAVAVGWSGYAAPLLENLFGFPRALMRGPDAGGIVNLPAVAIIVVVAVLLLRGTRESATVNAALVLVKIAALIVFVVFAVPAFDAAHLEPFNPFGFVKSLGADGVERGIMAAAAIIFFAFYGFDAIATAAEETRNPGRDLIIGIVGSMAACVVIYVAVAVTAVGALSYTRFADSPEPLALILRELGRPLVAQYLAASAVIALPTVILAFFYGQSRIFFTMARDGMLPQSLAKLSSAGTPVRITLFTAAVVTVLAGLVPLGELAALANAGTLAAFIAVAACMLVMRARAPDAPRTFRAPAPWLIGAITILGCGYLFFSLPAKTQLWFAVWNVLGLVFYALYGRKNASVAAG, from the coding sequence ATGACGTCCAGCCTTCTTCGCCGTAAGCCCTTGCAACTGGAGCCCGGTGAAGAGCGTCGGCTGGCACGAACGCTCGGCTGGCCGCATCTCATGGCCCTCGGTGTCGGCGCGATCGTCGGAACCGGCATCCTCACGCTCATCGGCGTCGGGGCGGCCAAGGCCGGGCCCGCCGTGATCCTGTCCTTCGCCATTGCCGGCGCGATCTGCGCCTGCGCAGCGCTCGCCTATGCCGAAATGGCGACGATGATCCCGGTCTCGGGCAGCGCCTATACCTACACCTATGTCGTGCTCGGCGAGATCCTCGCCTGGGTCATCGGCTGGAGCCTGATACTCGAATACTCGCTCGTCGTCAGCGCGGTGGCGGTCGGCTGGTCCGGCTATGCCGCGCCGCTGCTGGAGAACCTGTTCGGGTTCCCCAGGGCGCTGATGCGGGGGCCGGATGCGGGCGGGATCGTCAACCTCCCCGCGGTCGCGATCATCGTCGTCGTCGCCGTGCTGCTCCTGCGCGGCACGCGGGAGAGCGCCACAGTCAATGCCGCGCTGGTGCTGGTGAAGATCGCCGCGTTGATCGTCTTCGTGGTCTTCGCGGTGCCCGCCTTCGACGCCGCCCATCTTGAACCGTTCAACCCGTTCGGCTTCGTGAAGAGCCTGGGCGCCGACGGGGTCGAGCGCGGCATCATGGCGGCGGCGGCGATCATCTTCTTCGCCTTCTACGGCTTCGACGCCATCGCCACCGCGGCGGAGGAGACGCGCAACCCAGGGCGCGACCTGATCATCGGCATCGTCGGATCGATGGCGGCCTGCGTCGTGATCTACGTTGCGGTCGCGGTCACCGCGGTGGGGGCCCTGTCCTACACGCGCTTTGCCGACAGTCCGGAGCCGCTGGCGCTGATCCTGCGCGAACTCGGCCGGCCGCTGGTGGCGCAGTATCTCGCGGCCTCGGCGGTGATCGCGTTGCCCACCGTCATCCTCGCCTTTTTCTACGGCCAGAGCCGGATCTTCTTCACCATGGCCCGCGACGGGATGCTGCCGCAGAGCCTGGCGAAACTCTCCTCCGCCGGAACGCCGGTTCGGATCACCCTCTTCACGGCGGCCGTGGTGACCGTGCTCGCCGGGCTCGTCCCGCTGGGGGAGCTCGCTGCACTCGCCAATGCCGGGACGCTCGCGGCGTTCATTGCCGTCGCGGCCTGCATGCTGGTGATGCGCGCCCGTGCGCCGGATGCTCCCCGCACCTTCCGCGCCCCGGCCCCGTGGCTCATCGGGGCGATCACGATTTTGGGCTGCGGCTATCTGTTCTTCAGCCTGCCCGCGAAGACCCAACTCTGGTTCGCCGTCTGGAACGTCCTCGGATTGGTGTTCTACGCGCTTTATGGCCGGAAGAACGCTTCGGTCGCAGCCGGATAG
- a CDS encoding conserved protein of unknown function (Evidence 4 : Unknown function but conserved in other organisms) has product MARADTKAAQGRRQDGVGLEEALHRLDTALALLETAVARKLEAERSRGDRETEFALLEEDRVRLAAELDAAGARLARMNSTTGEVNRRLDRAIETVEDVLSGPSGR; this is encoded by the coding sequence ATGGCGCGAGCGGATACGAAGGCAGCGCAGGGCAGAAGGCAGGACGGCGTCGGGCTGGAAGAGGCGCTGCACCGGCTCGACACGGCGCTGGCGCTGCTCGAGACGGCGGTGGCCCGCAAGCTCGAAGCCGAGCGCAGCCGCGGCGATCGGGAGACGGAGTTCGCCCTGCTGGAGGAGGACCGGGTTCGGCTCGCCGCCGAACTCGATGCGGCGGGCGCGCGGCTCGCCCGGATGAATTCCACCACCGGCGAGGTCAACCGCCGCCTCGATCGCGCCATCGAGACGGTGGAAGACGTGCTGTCCGGCCCGTCCGGGCGCTGA
- a CDS encoding conserved protein of unknown function (Evidence 4 : Unknown function but conserved in other organisms): protein MPHVNVTIAGKSYRMACGPGEEDHLAALAKSFDDRVTEMRGTFGEIGDMRLHVMASLTLADELLEARRRIADLEQHAAQGAADQARLASGVGIAAERIDRLARALSGQPGGAPGGKGEAERGG from the coding sequence ATGCCGCACGTCAACGTTACCATCGCGGGCAAGAGCTACCGGATGGCCTGCGGCCCCGGCGAGGAAGACCATCTCGCGGCGTTGGCCAAGAGCTTCGACGACCGTGTCACCGAGATGCGCGGCACCTTCGGTGAGATCGGCGACATGCGCCTGCACGTCATGGCCTCGCTGACCCTGGCCGATGAACTGCTCGAAGCGCGCCGCCGCATCGCCGACCTGGAGCAGCACGCGGCTCAGGGCGCGGCCGATCAGGCGCGGCTCGCGAGCGGTGTCGGCATCGCCGCCGAGCGGATCGACCGGCTGGCGCGGGCGCTGTCTGGCCAGCCGGGCGGCGCTCCCGGCGGCAAGGGCGAGGCCGAGCGCGGCGGCTGA
- the gapA gene encoding Glyceraldehyde-3-phosphate dehydrogenase (Evidence 2a : Function from experimental evidences in other organisms; PubMedId : 10799476, 7751290; Product type e : enzyme) has protein sequence MTVKVAINGFGRIGRNVLRAIVEAGRTDIEVVAINDLGPVETNAHLLRYDSVHGRFPAEVAVEGDDIVINGKRIRVTAVRNPAELPHRELGVDIALECTGIFTSKDKAKAHLDAGAKRVLVSAPADGADLTVVYGVNHDKLTGEHLVVSNASCTTNCLAPVAQVLNDTVGIERGFMTTIHSYTNDQPSLDQMHKDLYRARAAALSMIPTSTGAAKAVGLVLPELKGKLDGTAIRVPTPNVSAVDLVFTAKRATSVQEINDAIKAAAAGPLKGVLGVTDRPNVSIDFNHDPHSSTFHLDQTKVMDGTFVRILSWYDNEWGFSNRMADTAVAMAKLI, from the coding sequence GTGACCGTCAAGGTTGCCATCAACGGGTTTGGGCGCATCGGCCGTAACGTGCTGCGCGCCATCGTCGAAGCCGGCCGCACCGATATCGAGGTCGTCGCGATCAACGATCTCGGCCCGGTCGAGACCAACGCCCACCTGCTGCGCTACGATTCCGTCCATGGCCGCTTCCCGGCCGAGGTCGCGGTCGAGGGCGACGACATCGTCATCAACGGCAAGCGCATCCGCGTCACCGCCGTGCGCAACCCGGCCGAGCTGCCGCACCGCGAGCTCGGTGTCGACATCGCGCTGGAATGCACCGGCATCTTCACCTCGAAGGACAAGGCGAAGGCCCATCTCGACGCCGGCGCCAAGCGCGTGCTCGTCTCGGCGCCCGCCGACGGCGCCGACCTCACGGTCGTGTACGGCGTGAACCACGACAAGCTCACGGGCGAGCACCTCGTCGTGTCCAACGCCTCCTGCACCACGAACTGCCTTGCGCCGGTGGCACAGGTGCTGAACGACACGGTGGGGATCGAGCGCGGTTTCATGACCACGATCCACTCCTACACCAACGACCAGCCGTCGCTCGACCAGATGCACAAGGATCTCTATCGGGCCCGCGCCGCGGCGCTCTCGATGATCCCGACCTCGACCGGCGCGGCCAAGGCCGTCGGCCTCGTCCTGCCGGAGCTGAAGGGCAAGCTCGACGGCACCGCGATCCGCGTGCCGACCCCGAACGTCTCGGCGGTCGATCTCGTGTTCACGGCCAAGCGCGCGACCTCGGTCCAGGAGATCAACGACGCGATCAAGGCGGCCGCCGCCGGCCCGCTCAAGGGCGTGCTCGGCGTCACCGACCGGCCGAACGTGTCGATCGACTTCAACCACGATCCGCACTCGTCCACCTTCCACCTCGACCAGACCAAGGTCATGGACGGCACCTTTGTGCGCATCCTGTCCTGGTACGACAACGAGTGGGGCTTCTCGAACCGCATGGCCGACACCGCCGTGGCCATGGCCAAGCTGATCTGA
- a CDS encoding putative thiamine-phosphate pyrophosphorylase (TMP pyrophosphorylase) (TMP-PPase) (thiamine-phosphate synthase) (Evidence 3 : Putative function from multiple computational evidences; Product type e : enzyme) produces MAESESAAPRPRLALLTPYGLGASEAEATARALDAACAAGDVAAVILRLAASDERSLVALVKRLAPPAQERGAAVLVSVPGFTGDIVSVAARGGADGVHLDRADEEALRDLRGRLRDGRILGTGGVLGSRNAAMVAGETGVDYLMVGGLFPDGVAPDAEEVRERAAWWAEIFETPCIAVATSAEDVAALVLTGSEFVGLESALWLDDPEGVRAAQAQLDRAR; encoded by the coding sequence ATGGCTGAATCAGAGTCGGCCGCGCCCCGGCCCCGCCTCGCCCTCCTCACCCCCTATGGTCTCGGCGCGTCCGAGGCCGAGGCGACCGCGCGGGCGCTCGATGCCGCCTGCGCTGCGGGGGATGTCGCGGCGGTGATCCTGCGGCTGGCGGCGTCCGACGAGCGCAGCCTCGTCGCCCTCGTCAAGCGGCTGGCCCCCCCGGCGCAGGAGCGTGGCGCGGCGGTGCTCGTCTCCGTGCCGGGCTTTACCGGCGATATCGTCTCCGTCGCGGCTCGCGGCGGGGCCGATGGGGTGCATCTCGACCGTGCGGACGAAGAGGCGCTGCGCGATCTGCGCGGGCGCCTGCGTGACGGGCGCATCCTCGGGACGGGCGGCGTGCTCGGCTCGCGCAACGCGGCGATGGTCGCGGGCGAGACCGGCGTCGATTACCTGATGGTCGGCGGCCTCTTCCCCGACGGTGTCGCCCCCGATGCCGAGGAGGTGCGCGAGCGCGCGGCGTGGTGGGCCGAGATCTTTGAGACGCCCTGCATCGCGGTGGCGACCTCCGCCGAGGATGTCGCGGCGCTCGTCCTGACCGGTTCCGAATTCGTCGGGCTGGAAAGCGCCCTGTGGCTCGACGATCCCGAAGGGGTCAGGGCCGCACAGGCGCAGCTCGACCGGGCACGATGA
- a CDS encoding protein of unknown function (Evidence 5 : Unknown function) codes for MTETSPAKPSGTDFIPAPASSSAPPAAVTPAVAPPSTGKAALPASGAVNHADQLARIEDKTARIEDKYARSEALLSRVEEKVESASTRMNDAARQVDLSSLRSEVRTLSDRVGRLPGTGALVLTAIITAVLTVALMVAVQRMNLDRMLPHSLGGQSQTTPANPSASNP; via the coding sequence ATGACCGAGACCTCGCCGGCCAAGCCTTCCGGGACCGACTTCATCCCCGCTCCCGCTTCCTCCTCCGCGCCGCCCGCCGCCGTGACGCCCGCAGTCGCGCCACCGAGCACCGGCAAGGCCGCGCTGCCCGCCTCCGGCGCCGTCAACCACGCCGACCAACTCGCCCGCATCGAGGACAAGACCGCGCGCATCGAGGACAAGTACGCCCGCTCCGAGGCGCTTCTCTCGCGCGTCGAGGAGAAGGTCGAGTCGGCCTCGACCCGGATGAACGATGCCGCCCGGCAGGTCGACCTCTCGTCGCTGCGCAGCGAGGTCCGCACCCTGTCCGACCGGGTCGGCCGCCTGCCCGGCACCGGCGCCCTCGTTCTCACCGCCATCATCACCGCCGTGCTCACCGTCGCGCTGATGGTCGCCGTGCAGCGGATGAACCTTGACCGGATGCTGCCGCACAGCCTCGGCGGCCAGAGCCAGACGACGCCCGCCAATCCTTCTGCCTCCAACCCGTAG
- a CDS encoding Sel1-like repeats containing protein (Evidence 3 : Putative function from multiple computational evidences): MIFFEDGTVAVTFKALFPLWGEGRARGRRGKAARQTGTLSLAVLSACAVLALDIGAPHAAPKQPAPKEPVGQTPAKPNLFDLKRELPSPYSANVQGAQPTTANPNADAAYGAYQRGRYVTAFREATKRIEANPKDAAAMTLLGELYNQGLGVKPDPKRAHEWYRLAAVQNDPNAMASLGLMAMDGRGQPKDEKAGRTWLEQAARKGQPSACYNLALIQLASDKPADLAAALANFRAAAEAEIPAAQYALGVLYLQGKGVSKDTTQAAQWFRRAADNGDLGAEVEFAIRLFNGDGVPKDETRAARYFLHAAQRGNAIAQNRIAKLYVAGRGVPKNLVEAAAWNLTAASQGRADAGLDQATAGLNPDERKRAEALAADRVSLAP; this comes from the coding sequence ATGATTTTTTTTGAAGACGGGACCGTGGCGGTGACCTTCAAAGCCCTCTTCCCTCTGTGGGGGGAGGGAAGGGCGCGTGGGCGCAGGGGGAAGGCCGCACGCCAAACGGGAACCCTGTCCCTCGCGGTCCTGAGCGCCTGCGCCGTCCTCGCGCTCGACATCGGCGCTCCGCACGCAGCCCCGAAGCAGCCCGCCCCGAAGGAGCCTGTCGGGCAGACGCCGGCCAAGCCGAACCTGTTCGACCTCAAGCGTGAGCTGCCCTCGCCCTACTCGGCCAACGTCCAGGGGGCGCAGCCCACGACGGCGAACCCGAATGCGGACGCGGCTTATGGGGCGTATCAGCGCGGTCGCTACGTCACCGCCTTCCGCGAGGCGACCAAGCGGATCGAGGCGAATCCGAAGGACGCCGCGGCGATGACGCTGCTCGGCGAACTCTACAACCAGGGCCTCGGGGTCAAGCCGGACCCTAAACGCGCCCATGAATGGTACCGGCTGGCGGCCGTGCAGAACGATCCCAACGCCATGGCCTCCCTCGGCCTGATGGCGATGGATGGGCGCGGGCAACCCAAGGACGAGAAGGCTGGCCGGACCTGGCTCGAACAGGCGGCCCGCAAGGGACAGCCCAGCGCCTGCTACAATCTCGCCCTGATCCAGCTCGCGAGCGACAAGCCGGCGGATCTAGCAGCGGCCCTGGCCAATTTCCGGGCGGCGGCCGAGGCCGAGATCCCCGCCGCGCAATACGCGCTGGGCGTGCTCTACCTCCAGGGCAAGGGCGTCTCCAAGGACACGACCCAGGCGGCGCAATGGTTTCGCCGCGCCGCCGACAACGGCGATCTCGGTGCCGAGGTCGAGTTCGCGATCCGGCTGTTCAACGGCGACGGCGTTCCCAAGGACGAGACCCGCGCGGCCCGCTACTTCCTGCATGCGGCCCAGCGCGGCAACGCCATCGCCCAGAACCGGATCGCCAAGCTCTACGTCGCCGGCCGCGGCGTGCCCAAGAATCTGGTCGAGGCGGCGGCCTGGAACCTCACCGCAGCCTCGCAGGGCCGCGCCGATGCCGGCCTCGATCAAGCGACCGCCGGTCTCAACCCCGACGAGCGCAAGCGCGCCGAGGCGCTGGCGGCGGACCGGGTGAGCCTCGCGCCCTAA
- the glnK gene encoding nitrogen regulatory protein P-II (Evidence 2a : Function from experimental evidences in other organisms; Product type r : regulator), with protein sequence MKKIEAIIKPFKLDEVKEALQEVGLQGITVIEAKGFGRQKGHTELYRGAEYVVDFLPKVKLEIVLSDALVEGAVEAIRKSAQTGRIGDGKIFVSTIEEAIRIRTGETGTDAI encoded by the coding sequence ATGAAGAAGATCGAGGCGATCATCAAGCCGTTCAAGCTCGACGAGGTGAAGGAAGCCCTCCAAGAGGTCGGTCTCCAGGGCATCACCGTGATCGAGGCGAAGGGCTTCGGCCGGCAGAAGGGCCATACCGAACTCTACCGCGGCGCCGAATACGTCGTGGACTTCCTCCCGAAGGTGAAGCTGGAGATCGTACTCTCGGACGCCCTGGTCGAGGGTGCCGTGGAAGCGATCCGCAAGTCGGCCCAGACCGGCCGCATCGGTGACGGAAAGATCTTCGTCTCGACGATCGAGGAAGCCATCCGCATCCGCACCGGCGAGACTGGCACCGACGCGATCTGA
- the pgk gene encoding phosphoglycerate kinase (Evidence 2b : Function from indirect experimental evidences (e.g. phenotypes); PubMedId : 1433299; Product type e : enzyme): MTDFRTLDDAGPLQGKRVLLRVDLNVPMEGGRVTDATRIERVVPTIREIADAGGRVILLAHFGRPKGKPDPKDSLKPILSTLSEKLGRPVAFGEDCVGEAAASAVAALKDGDVILLENTRYHAGEEKNDPDFAKALAANGDIYVNEAFSAAHRAHASTEALARLLPAYAGRLMQAELDALTKGLEAPARPVIAIVGGAKVSTKIDLLENLVAKVDMLVIGGGMANTFLHAQGKDVGKSLCEKDLAETAKRILAAAKEKNCTIILPVDALVAREFKANAENETVPVDAVPSDAMILDVGASSIATIDGAIEEARTLVWNGPLGAFELTPFDTGTVAVAQHAARRTKAGQLVSVAGGGDTVAALNHAGVGEDFSYVSTAGGAFLEWLEGKELPGVEALRAQG; encoded by the coding sequence ATGACGGATTTCCGCACCCTCGACGATGCCGGCCCGCTCCAGGGCAAGCGCGTGCTGCTGCGCGTCGATCTCAACGTGCCGATGGAGGGCGGACGCGTCACCGACGCGACCCGGATCGAGCGCGTCGTGCCGACGATCCGCGAGATCGCCGATGCGGGCGGGCGGGTGATCCTGCTGGCGCATTTCGGCCGCCCCAAGGGCAAGCCGGACCCGAAGGACTCGCTCAAGCCCATCCTCTCGACGCTGTCGGAGAAGCTCGGGCGGCCGGTGGCGTTCGGTGAGGATTGCGTCGGCGAGGCCGCTGCTTCAGCCGTTGCGGCGCTCAAGGACGGCGACGTGATCCTCCTCGAAAACACCCGCTACCACGCGGGCGAGGAGAAGAACGATCCCGACTTCGCCAAGGCGCTGGCTGCCAATGGCGACATCTACGTCAACGAGGCGTTCTCCGCCGCCCACCGTGCGCACGCCTCGACCGAAGCGCTCGCCCGCCTGCTGCCGGCCTATGCCGGCCGCCTGATGCAGGCCGAACTCGATGCCCTGACCAAGGGTCTCGAGGCTCCGGCCCGCCCGGTCATCGCCATCGTCGGCGGCGCCAAGGTCTCGACCAAGATCGACCTGCTCGAAAACCTCGTCGCCAAGGTCGACATGCTGGTGATCGGCGGCGGCATGGCCAACACCTTCCTGCACGCGCAGGGCAAGGATGTCGGCAAGTCGCTCTGCGAGAAGGATCTCGCCGAGACCGCCAAGCGCATCCTCGCCGCGGCCAAGGAGAAGAACTGCACCATCATCCTACCGGTCGATGCGCTGGTGGCCCGCGAGTTCAAGGCCAATGCCGAGAACGAGACCGTTCCGGTCGATGCCGTGCCCTCCGACGCGATGATCCTCGATGTCGGCGCCTCCTCGATCGCCACGATCGACGGCGCCATCGAGGAAGCCCGGACGCTGGTCTGGAACGGCCCGCTCGGCGCCTTCGAGCTGACGCCGTTCGACACCGGCACGGTCGCGGTCGCCCAGCATGCCGCCCGGCGGACCAAGGCCGGCCAGCTCGTCAGCGTCGCCGGCGGCGGCGACACGGTGGCGGCCCTCAACCATGCGGGCGTGGGCGAGGACTTCTCCTACGTCTCCACCGCGGGCGGCGCCTTCCTCGAATGGCTGGAGGGCAAGGAACTGCCCGGCGTCGAGGCGCTGCGCGCGCAGGGCTGA
- a CDS encoding putative carbohydrate kinase (Evidence 3 : Putative function from multiple computational evidences; Product type e : enzyme): MHEPVKSPQASHRLLTVEAMRRVDAAAIAGGTPGLTLMEAAGAAVAAHARAMAPERGRVLVLCGPGNNGGDGFVAARLLNESGYHVDLRLLGERAALKGDAALAAEAWTGPVGTVEAAIPAADLIIDAVFGAGLCRDLEGAARTLVEAVNRSGIPVLAVDVPSGIDGDSGAVRGLAVEATETVTFVAPKPGHLLEPGRTHCGVLHVADIGTGEAAFAAGVAGETRALYRNAPGLWALPRLTAGSHKYTRGHALVLSGPAYRTGAARLAARGALRVGAGLVTMASPASALAENAAQLTAIMLRPCENADDLDDMLADERLNALLLGPGLGTGPATCDLVAVAANAGRALVLDADALTSFRSEVRTLARHIRDGEARAVLTPHEGEFTRLFSGTEAVAEGLTKVERAARAAEIAGAVVVLKGADTVIAAPDGRAAINDHGTPHLGTAGSGDVLGGLVAGLLAQGMDPFDAACAAVWLHGDAGLRFGPGLISEDLPEMVPAVLRDLAGRA; encoded by the coding sequence ATGCATGAGCCGGTGAAATCCCCCCAAGCCTCGCATCGGCTGCTCACCGTTGAGGCGATGCGCCGGGTTGATGCCGCCGCGATCGCCGGCGGCACGCCGGGCCTGACGCTGATGGAGGCGGCGGGCGCCGCCGTCGCCGCGCATGCCCGCGCCATGGCACCGGAGCGTGGCCGGGTGCTCGTGCTGTGCGGCCCCGGCAACAATGGCGGCGACGGGTTCGTGGCCGCCCGCCTGCTGAATGAGTCCGGCTACCACGTCGATCTGCGTCTGCTCGGCGAGCGCGCCGCGCTCAAGGGCGATGCCGCCCTCGCCGCCGAGGCCTGGACCGGCCCGGTGGGTACCGTGGAGGCCGCGATTCCGGCGGCCGACCTCATCATCGATGCCGTGTTCGGCGCCGGCCTCTGCCGCGATCTGGAAGGGGCAGCCCGTACCCTCGTGGAAGCGGTGAACCGCTCGGGCATCCCCGTGCTGGCCGTGGATGTGCCGAGCGGCATCGACGGCGATAGCGGCGCGGTGCGCGGGCTCGCGGTCGAGGCGACCGAGACGGTGACCTTCGTCGCGCCGAAGCCCGGCCACCTGCTCGAGCCCGGCCGGACCCATTGCGGCGTACTGCATGTCGCCGATATCGGCACGGGCGAGGCCGCTTTCGCCGCCGGGGTCGCCGGAGAGACCCGCGCGCTGTATCGCAACGCGCCCGGCCTGTGGGCGCTGCCGCGGCTCACCGCCGGCAGCCACAAATACACCCGCGGCCATGCCCTGGTGTTGTCGGGCCCCGCCTATCGCACTGGCGCGGCCCGGCTCGCTGCCCGCGGCGCGCTGCGGGTCGGTGCGGGGCTCGTCACCATGGCTTCACCCGCCTCGGCGCTGGCGGAGAACGCCGCCCAGCTCACCGCGATCATGCTGCGCCCGTGCGAGAATGCCGACGACCTCGATGACATGCTCGCCGACGAGCGGCTGAACGCGCTGCTGCTCGGCCCCGGCCTCGGGACCGGCCCGGCGACCTGCGACCTCGTCGCGGTGGCGGCCAATGCCGGGCGCGCCCTGGTGCTCGACGCCGACGCGCTCACGAGCTTCCGCAGCGAGGTGCGCACCCTCGCCCGCCACATCCGCGACGGCGAGGCACGGGCCGTGCTCACCCCGCACGAGGGAGAGTTCACGCGGCTGTTCTCCGGCACGGAGGCCGTGGCGGAGGGGCTGACGAAGGTCGAGCGGGCCGCGCGGGCGGCGGAGATCGCCGGGGCGGTCGTGGTGCTGAAGGGCGCCGACACGGTGATCGCGGCCCCGGACGGGCGCGCGGCGATCAACGACCACGGCACGCCGCATCTCGGCACCGCCGGCTCCGGCGACGTGCTCGGCGGCCTCGTCGCCGGGTTGCTGGCGCAGGGCATGGACCCGTTCGACGCCGCCTGCGCCGCCGTGTGGCTGCACGGCGATGCGGGCCTGCGCTTCGGGCCGGGGCTGATCTCCGAGGATCTGCCGGAGATGGTTCCGGCGGTTCTGCGCGACCTCGCCGGTCGCGCCTGA